Proteins encoded by one window of Panicum virgatum strain AP13 chromosome 7N, P.virgatum_v5, whole genome shotgun sequence:
- the LOC120683784 gene encoding SUMO-conjugating enzyme SCE1-like, with protein MASGGGVARGRLAEERKSWRRSHPHGFVAKPATLPDGSVNLMVWNCIVPGKEGTDWEGGYFPLFLNFDENYPTRAPVCKFPTGFFHVNVYSTGAVCLSILGDGWKPSITVRQILIGIQDLLDNPNPASSAQGPCCELLTKNLPEYKNRVRQQAKRYPLHV; from the exons ATggcttccggcggcggcgtcgcccgcGGCCGCCTCGCCGAGGAGCGCAAGTCCTGGCGCAGGAGCCACCCCCAC GGCTTCGTGGCCAAGCCGGCGACGCTGCCGGATGGGTCCGTCAACCTCATGGTGTGGAACTGCATCGTCCCCGGCAAGGAAGGA ACTGATTGGGAGGGAGGATATTTCCCTCTATTTCTTAATTTTGATGAAAATTACCCTACTCGCGCCCCTGTCTGCAAGTTTCCTACTGGCTTTTTT cATGTCAATGTCTACAGTACAGGTGCAGTGTGCCTGTCCATCCTTGGTGAC GGATGGAAGCCTTCCATCACCGTGCGCCAAATTCTCATAGGCATCCAGGACCTACTTGATAATCCAAATCCAGCATCCTCTGCGCAGGGGCCATGTTGTGAGCTCCTTACGAAG AATTTGCCAGAGTACAAGAATCGTGTTCGTCAGCAGGCCAAGCGGTATCCTTTGCATGTGTAA
- the LOC120683647 gene encoding SUMO-conjugating enzyme SCE1-like isoform X2 translates to MASGGVARGRLTEERKMWRKSHPHGFVAKPETLPDGSVNLMVWKCVVPGKEGTDWEGGHFPVTLHFTEDYPSNPPTCKFPRKFLHVNVYDSGDAWKPSITMRQILIGIQDLLDNPNPASPAQDLAYDLFTENMPEYRKRVRQQAQRYPSLV, encoded by the exons ATGGCGTCCGGTGGAGTCGCCCGCGGCCGCCTCACCGAGGAACGCAAGATGTGGCGCAAGAGCCACCCCCAT GGGTTCGTGGCGAAGCCGGAGACGCTGCCGGATGGGTCCGTCAACCTCATGGTCTGGAAATGCGTCGTCCCCGGCAAGGAAGGC ACTGATTGGGAGGGTGGACATTTCCCAGTTACCCTCCACTTCACTGAAGATTACCCGAGTAACCCTCCAACCTGCAAGTTTCCACGAAAGTTTTTACATGTCAATGTCTATGATTCTGGGGAT GCATGGAAGCCTTCCATCACCATGCGGCAAATTCTTATAGGCATCCAGGACCTTCTAGATAACCCAAATCCAGCATCCCCTGCACAGGATTTGGCCTATGATCTCTTTACAGAG AATATGCCGGAGTACAGGAAACGTGTTCGTCAGCAGGCCCAGCGGTATCCTTCCCTCGTGTAG
- the LOC120683647 gene encoding SUMO-conjugating enzyme SCE1-like isoform X1, with the protein MASGGVARGRLTEERKMWRKSHPHGFVAKPETLPDGSVNLMVWKCVVPGKEGTDWEGGHFPVTLHFTEDYPSNPPTCKFPRKFLHVNVYDSGDVCLSILGDAWKPSITMRQILIGIQDLLDNPNPASPAQDLAYDLFTENMPEYRKRVRQQAQRYPSLV; encoded by the exons ATGGCGTCCGGTGGAGTCGCCCGCGGCCGCCTCACCGAGGAACGCAAGATGTGGCGCAAGAGCCACCCCCAT GGGTTCGTGGCGAAGCCGGAGACGCTGCCGGATGGGTCCGTCAACCTCATGGTCTGGAAATGCGTCGTCCCCGGCAAGGAAGGC ACTGATTGGGAGGGTGGACATTTCCCAGTTACCCTCCACTTCACTGAAGATTACCCGAGTAACCCTCCAACCTGCAAGTTTCCACGAAAGTTTTTACATGTCAATGTCTATGATTCTGGGGATGTATGCCTGTCAATACTTGGCGAC GCATGGAAGCCTTCCATCACCATGCGGCAAATTCTTATAGGCATCCAGGACCTTCTAGATAACCCAAATCCAGCATCCCCTGCACAGGATTTGGCCTATGATCTCTTTACAGAG AATATGCCGGAGTACAGGAAACGTGTTCGTCAGCAGGCCCAGCGGTATCCTTCCCTCGTGTAG
- the LOC120682809 gene encoding uncharacterized protein LOC120682809 codes for MLAFTRPTKMSPCCPCLTLPLLFPAAMTTSVLRREAFLLLLLLLQLLAATVALAVPQQQELQLQDTVLLDDVVQEAAEEWYHGRHRRTGVAYLLALPGSLSGVETTVARFRVGSLRRYGVRRFGEFTVPPGLAVRGLAAHLIAVRVNLGNLSSVYDEYAVGAGYRLASPVLGLMFYGLARRNGTAALEIDLTDAAIRVNFSVAVPALQPGAAALCMAVGRNGSVTVTDVEEGTNTCHASDQGHFALVVGGVSDGGGGGGGEADIGEVSKWKLALFGAALGAGGTVLLGMVGVAVVSIQRRKSEVAEMERRAYQEEALRVSMVGHVRAPSAAGSRTTPDELETEYCATL; via the coding sequence ATGCTCGCTTTCACTCGCCCAACTAAAATGTCCCCATGCTGTCCCTGTCTTACGCTACCGCTCCTATTTCCAGCGGCCATGACGACAAGTGTTCTGCGCCGCGAAgcttttctcctcctcctcctgctgctgcagctCCTCGCGGCGACCGTTGCGCTTGCCGTTccgcagcagcaggagctgcagctgcaggaCACCGTCCTGCTCGACGACGTCGTGCAGGAGGCCGCGGAGGAGTGGTACCACGGGAGGCACCGGAGGACGGGCGTCGCGTACCTGCTCGCCCTCCCGGGGAGCCTGTCGGGCGTCGAGACCACCGTGGCGCGGTTCCGCGTCGGCAGCCTCCGGAGGTACGGCGTCCGCCGGTTCGGGGAGTTCACCGTGCCGCCGGGCCTCGCCGTGCGCGGCCTCGCCGCGCACCTGATCGCGGTGCGCGTCAACCTGGGGAACCTCTCGTCCGTCTACGACGAGTACGCGGTGGGCGCCGGCTACCGCCTCGCGTCGCCGGTGCTCGGGCTCATGTTCTACGGCCTGGCGCGGCGcaacggcacggcggcgctggagaTCGACCTGACGGACGCCGCCATCCGCGTCAACTTCTCGGTGGCCGTGCCCGCGCTCCAGCCGGGGGCCGCGGCGCTCTGCATGGCCGTGGGGCGGAACGGGAGCGTCACCGTGACGGACGTGGAGGAGGGGACCAACACTTGCCACGCGTCGGACCAGGGTCACTTCGCGCTCGTCGTCGGGGGAgtcagcgacggcggcggcggcggcggcggggaggcggacaTCGGGGAGGTGAGCAAGTGGAAGCTTGCGCTGTTCGGCGCGGCGCTGGGCGCGGGCGGCACCGTGCTGCTGGGGATGGTCGGCGTGGCCGTGGTGAGCATCCAGCGGCGCAAGTCGGAGGTGGCGGAGATGGAGCGGCGCGCGTACCAGGAGGAGGCGTTGCGCGTGTCGATGGTCGGCCACGTGCGCGCGCCGTCGGCGGCCGGGTCGCGCACCACGCCGGACGAGCTGGAGACCGAGTACTGCGCCACATTGTGA
- the LOC120681288 gene encoding uncharacterized protein LOC120681288: protein MRPQEWQASDNASQWWLNIARTPSIPCKAMATIAMLITWEVFRVPFNILTLTHICLWRGSPLGTPLPRERHVASLEGDARREPCFFCHRLPSPLRSGPTVLHRLSLVWPQVRPRDPPPWDTVASCCALFLLCICRRRSRVSEGGDGGGLFGSRIPPVASTPPVCRPAELAGPSVLQVRSRSPGDPSITSDLFTPAGRGWRCSRHATPPQRRVAGGGALLQGGADCGPRLRPRKAAWAARIGWTGRHPPCDATRCVRERSTPRHSGRKGAWCSAPVIAALSGVRSAGAGADVLIFSGYTLLDDLLPWIEDLRYLGGDEPHRPPMFILLGQLRAAGCPRVPFHGPCLY, encoded by the exons ATGAGGCCTCAGGAGTGGCAGGCCAGTGACAACGCATCTCAGTGGTGGCTAAATATCGCTAGGACACCGTCTATTCCCTGCAAGGCCATGGCCACCATCGCTATGTTGATCACTTGGGAG GTTTTCCGAGTCCCTTTTAACATACTTACTCTAACTCATATATGCCTGTGGAGAGGGAGCCCCCTCGGCACTCCGTTACCCCGGGAACGACACGTGGCTTCGCTGGAGGGGGACGCCCGACGCGAGCCATGTTTTTTCTGCCACCGCCTGCCGAGCCCGCTGCGCTCCGGGCCCACCGTGCTCCACCGCCTCTCGCTCGTGTGGCCACAGGTCAGGCCCCGTGACCCGCCTCCATGGGACACCGTGGCTTCTTGCTGCGCCCTTTTTCTCCTGTGCATCTGCCGCCGGCGGTCTAGGGTTTCGGAAGGGGGCGATGGCGGAGGGCTGTTTGGGTCGAGGATCCCGCCGGTGGCGAGCACGCCACCGGTGTGCCGGCCCGCCGAGTTGGCCGGCCCCTCCGTCCTCCAGGTGCGCTCCCGCAGCCCAGGCGACCCAAGCATTACCTCTGATCTCTTCACGCCTGCG GGGCGAGGGTGGAGATgcagccgccacgccacgccgccgcagcgccgggtggccggcggcggggctttGCTACAGGGCGGGGCGGATTGCGGGCCTCGGCTGAGGCCACGGAAGGCGGCTTGGGCAGCGAGAATCGGCTGGACGGGTAGGCACCCTCCTTGTGACGCCACCAGATGTGTTAGGGAGCGGAGCACACCACGGCACTCGGGGCGGAAGGGAGCATGGTGCTCCGCTCCGGTCATTGCCGCACTTTCTGGTGTCCGGtcagccggcgccggcgctgacgTGCTCATATTCTCCG GCTACACCTTGCTTGATGATCTGCTTCCCTGGATCGAGGATCTGAGGTACCTAGGAGGGGATGAACCGCACCGGCCGCCCATGTTCATCCTCCTCGGTCAACTGAG GGCAGCCGGATGTCCCAGAGTCCCATTTCATGGGCCATGCCTCTACTAA